Proteins found in one Pseudochaenichthys georgianus chromosome 13, fPseGeo1.2, whole genome shotgun sequence genomic segment:
- the LOC117457731 gene encoding extracellular calcium-sensing receptor-like: MHKAGDVILGGLFEVHYTSVFHEPTFTSEPNQLSCQGFDPPGFRHAMTMAYAIDEINKNPNLLQNVSLGYSLYDNCATLVIGFSAALSLASGREEQFLLQETCLGTTPVLGIVGDSFSTFSMATSDVIGLFKLPMVSYFATCSCLSDRRRFPSFFRTIPSDAFQVRAMIQIMKHFGWTWAGLLVSDDDYGRHVARSFQSDLTESIGGCLAYSEILPWGDNPAELKRIVHLMKKSTARVVIVFAHQIHMIQLMEEVVRQNMTGLQWMASEAWTTAAVLQTPRLMPYLGGTLGIAIRRGEISGLRDFLLKTSPDKSNNHRNRMVRVQFWEYTFRCKFAPSPAGWVASGGALCSGQEDLASVETEFLDVSNLRPEYNIYKAVYSLAYALDDMLRCVPGRGPFSGHSCAALQTLEPWQLIHYLEKVNFTTTFGDQVSFDENGDALPIYDIMNWQWLPDGKINVQNVGVVKKSASKGEELTLDEENIFWSFVFKQPPQSVCSESCSPGSRMTRKKGQPVCCYDCVACSEGKYSNETDSMECSSCPEDFWSSPQRSHCVPKKTEFLTYEEPLGICLTTASLLGTCICAVVLGIFIHHRSTPMVRANNSELSFLLLASLKLCFLCSLLFIGHPRLWTCQLRHAAFGISFVLCISCILVKTMVVLAVFKASKPGGGASLKWFGAGQQRGTVLLLTSIQAVICTAWLVSSSPVPQKNTQYYNDKIVYECVVGSTVGFAVLMGYIGLLAILSFLLAFMARNLPDSFNEAKLITFSMLIFCAVWVAFVPAYINSPGKYADAVEVFAILASSFGLLMALFGPKCYIILLRPERNTKKAIMGR, translated from the exons ATGCACAAGGCTGGTGATGTGATCCTCGGTGGTCTGTTTGAGGTCCACTACACATCTGTCTTCCATGAGCCGACGTTCACGTCAGAGCCAAATCAGCTCAGCTGCCAAGG ttTTGACCCTCCAGGGTTTAGACATGCCATGACCATGGCCTATGCTATTGATGAGATCAACAAAAACCCCAACCTGCTACAGAATGTGTCTCTGGGATACAGTCTTTATGACAACTGTGCCACACTTGTAATTGGATTCAGTGCTGCATTGTCACTAGCCAGCGGTCGAGAGGAGCAGTTTCTGCTTCAAGAGACCTGTTTAGGGACCACCCCAGTCCTTGGGATTGTGGGAGATTCCTTTTCAACATTTTCTATGGCCACATCTGATGTGATAGGTTTATTCAAATTGCCCATG GTCAGTTACTTTGCCACATGTTCCTGCCTGAGTGATAGGCGGAGGTTTCCTTCCTTCTTCAGAACAATCCCAAGTGATGCTTTCCAG GTGCGTGCTATGATTCAGATTATGAAACACTTTGGCTGGACTTGGGCCGGTTTGCTGGTCAGTGATGATGATTATGGCCGCCATGTTGCCCGATCCTTCCAATCTGACTTAACTGAGTCTATTGGAGGTTGTCTGGCCTACTCTGAGATTTTGCCCTGGGGTGACAACCCAGCTGAACTTAAGAGGATTGTCCATTTAATGAAGAAATCAACCGCTCGTGTGGTCATTGTGTTTGCACATCAGATCCACATGATTCAACTAATGGAAGAG GTGGTGAGGCAGAATATGACAGGCCTGCAGTGGATGGCCAGTGAAGCCTGGACTACAGCAGCTGTGCTCCAGACCCCCCGCCTCATGCCGTACCTGGGTGGCACCCTGGGCATTGCCATCCGTCGAGGAGAGATATCAGGGCTCAGGGATTTTCTATTAAAAACAAGTCCTGACAAGTCAAACAATCATAGGAATAGAATGGTAAGAGT TCAATTTTGGGAATACACATTTCGGTGTAAATTTGCACCATCTCCAGCAGGTTGGGTAGCGTCTGGGGGAGCTCTATGCAGTGGGCAGGAAGATCTAGCAAGTGTGGAGACTGAGTTTTTGGATGTTTCAAACCTCAGGCCAGAATACAATATCTACAAGGCTGTGTATTCCCTGGCATATGCCCTTGATGATATGCTGCGCTGTGTGCCAGGGAGAGGGCCTTTCAGTGGGCACAGCTGTGCTGCTTTGCAAACACTGGAGCCATGGCAG CTTATACATTACTTGGAAAAGGTCAACTTTACAACAACATTTGGGGATCAAGTATCATTTGATGAGAATGGTGATGCCTTACCAATATATGACATCATGAACTGGCAGTGGCTCCCTGatggaaaaataaatgttcagaATGTGGGTGTTGTTAAGAAGTCTGCCTCCAAAGGTGAAGAACTCACACTTGATGAAGAAAACATCTTCTGGAGCTTTGTCTTCAAACAG CCACCCCAGTCCGTGTGCAGTGAGAGCTGTTCTCCAGGTAGCCGCATGACCAGAAAAAAGGGACAGCCTGTTTGCTGTTATGACTGTGTCGCTTGTTCTGAGGGAAAGTACAGCAATGAAACTG ACTCCATGGAGTGCAGCAGTTGTCCAGAGGACTTCTGGTCCAGCCCCCAGCGTTCCCACTGTGTTCCTAAAAAAACAGAGTTCCTCACTTATGAAGAGCCTCTTGGTATCTGCTTGACAACCGCCTCTTTACTCGGCACGTGTATCTGTGCTGTTGTCCTAGGAATCTTTATCCATCACCGTAGCACACCCATGGTACGTGCCAACAATTCAGAACTAAGTTTCCTGCTCTTAGCATCACTTAAGCTATGTTTTCTGTGTTCACTGCTGTTTATCGGCCATCCCAGACTGTGGACATGTCAATTGAGACATGCAGCATTTGGGATAAGCTTTGTACTTTGTATCTCTTGTATTCTTGTTAAAACCATGGTGGTTCTAGCTGTGTTCAAGGCCTCCAAGCCAGGAGGTGGAGCCAGTCTGAAGTGGTTTGGTGCTGGACAGCAGAGAGGGACAGTTTTGCTTCTTACATCCATTCAGGCAGTGATTTGTACTGCTTGGCTTGTCTCTTCCTCACCAGTGCCTCAAAAAAACACTCAATACTACAATGACAAAATAGTGTATGAGTGTGTAGTCGGGTCCACAGTTGGATTTGCAGTGTTAATGGGTTATATTGGCTTACTTGCTATACTTAGTTTCCTGTTAGCATTTATGGCAAGGAATCTTCCAGATAGCTTCAATGAGGCCAAACTCATCACTTTTAGCATGCTGATCTTCTGTGCTGTGTGGGTGGCCTTTGTTCCTGCTTACATAAACTCCCCAGGCAAATATGCAGATGCTGTAGAAGTATTTGCCATCCTGGCCTCCAGTTTTGGCCTCTTGATGGCACTGTTTGGTCCCAAATGTTACATTATACTGCTGAGACCAGAGAGGAACACAAAGAAAGCTATCATGGGTCGTTGA